GCGCTGCGCTTCTTCCACCACCTCGCCGCGCCAGAGCAAGTCATTGTCCCGGCCCTTCGCGTGCCACTGCCGCGAGGCGTTGCGCAGCTGCTCCAGGAAGCCCGAGTCCTCCTGGCCCTCGTCCAGCCAGCGCTTGAGCGTGGGCCAGCTGTGGATGAGGGACTCGTGGACGATCTCCACCGTGGCGCCCATGGCGCCGCCGCCTGTCTGCACCACCAGGAGGCGCGCCTGCACGAGGTGGTCCGTGAGCACCTGTATCTCCGAGGCGTCCTTCGTCAGCTCGCGCAGCTCGTCCATCGAGACGATGGCGCGCGTGCGCTCGGGGGTGACGAGCCGCAGGAACACGGAGCGCGCCAGCCCGCGGGCCTGGAAGGGCAGCTCGGCGAGGATGCTGTCGGCGTGGCTGGCCAGCGCACCGGCGATGCCACCCATGGACTCGTAGCTCTCGGAGGTGAGCAGCCGGCGCGAGGCATCGCGGTGCTCCCACAGCTGCGTGGCGGCGAACTGGAGCAGCGGCAGCGCGCCCTGGGTGGACTCCAGGTGCTGCAGCATGTTCTCCACCATGGAGGGCGTCTCGAAGCGGTAGCCCGCCATCTCGGCGGGCTGCACGAGCGCGTCCTTCAGGCCCTCGCGGCCGGGCGCGTTCAGGAAGAACAGGCCCTGGCTCAGCTCGGACATGAAGCGCTCGTCCTCCGGCACCCGGTCCAGGAAGTCCGAGCGGATGGAGAGCACCACGCGGATGGGCGACGTCGCATCGTCCGCGATGCCAGAGAGGCACGCGGTGAAGGCCATGCGCTCGCTGGAGTCCGGCACCAGCGTGTAGAGCTCCTCGAACTGGTCCACGAAGACCAGAATCTTGCGGCGCTCGCGGCGGGCGCGGGTGCGCAGCACGGAGCCCACGTAGCCGGGCTCGTTGCGCAGGCGCTCCACCAACTGCTGCTGCGCAGCGACGTCCTCGTTGATGGTGGTGGACGAGCCCACCATGGGCGCGACGATGTTGGCCAGCGCGGACAGCGGGTTGCGGCCGGGACGGATGACGAGCGCCTCCCAGGCCTCGCCCGAGCGCTTGAGCACGGGCACCAGGCCCGCGCGCACGAACGAGGACTTACCGGCGCCCGACGGGCCCACCACCGCCACCAGCGGCTGCACGCCGATGCGGTTCACCAGGGCGGCAATCTCGCGCGAGCGGCCGAAGAAGCGATCCGCGTCCGCCTCCTGGAAGGAGGAGAGGCCCGCGTATGGGCTCTCGTCCATGCGCAGCTCGCGGGTGTAGCGGCCCGGGAGGAAGGGCTCCAGGGCGCGCAGCAGCGTGGCCGCGTCCGGGATGCGCTGATCCTTCGGCTTGATGAGGCTGCGGTCGATGACGTCCGCCAGCGCCGGGTCCACGTCCGAGGCCATGTCGCGCAGGCGCGGCATTGGCTCGCCCAGGTGCGCGGTGACCGAGAGCTGGGGGCCTCGCAGCGGATCCAGCGGGTGCTTCCCGGCGATCATCCGGAACAACATGATGCCCGCGGCCCAGATGTCCGTGCGGTGATCGACCTTGTCACCGCCGCGCCACTGCTCCGGCGACATGTACGGCAGCGTGCCCATGATGGCGCCGCGCCGGGTGAGGTTGGAGATGTCCTCGCTCAGGTTCAGCGCGCCCACCGCGGGGGGCATGGCGGCGGCTGCGGCGGCGGCCTGCGGAGACAGCTCCTGCTCGTGCTCCAGCGGATGCTCGGGATCCTGCAGCACCTTGGCGATGCCGAAGTCCAGCACCTTGATGGTGCCGGACTCGGTGACGATGATGTTGTCCGGCTTGAGGTCGCGGTGGACGATGCCCTGCGCGTGGGCGGCGGCCAGGGCGCGCACCACGGGGACCATGATCTCCACGGCGCGGGCGGGCGGCAGGCGCTGGCCGGCGATGACCTTGTTGAGCGGCTGGCCCTGCAGGTACTCCAGCACCATGAACGGGTTGCCGCGGAACTCGCCCACCTCGTAGATGATGACGATGTTCTCGTGGCTGCAGCGCGCGGTGGTGCGGGCCTCGAGGATGAAGCGCTTCGTCACCTCGGGGTTGGTGGAGTGGAGGAACTTGATGGCGACGCGGCGGCCCAGGCGGGTGTCGCGCGCGAGGAAGACGGTGCCCATGCCGCCGCTGCCCAACTCGCGGATCAGCTCGTAGTGCTGCACGCGGGTGCCGACGGAGGGCATGCTGCCCGGGCCCGAGTGCTGGGTGTCCTCATTCGTGGGGTTGTGGGAGGAGTGGCCATCGCCCGTGGACGGGCGGGAGTTCTCCTGGAAGCGCTGCGAAGGGTTGGCGGTGTCAGGAGCGAAGAGGGCGTCCATGTCGGCCGCCTGCGTGCGATCCTCCACCACGTTGGGCGCGCTTCGGGCCGCCCCTGCACCGGCCTGGGGAAAACCGCTCCTGGCTCCGGCTTCGCTCTTGTTCATCGCTGGTGACTTCCCTTCGGAGGCGGTGACGCACAAGGCCAAGGCCCGGCCGCATTCGCCGGACCCGGCCCGAGGACAGGCCAGCGCCACATGGACCTACAACGAGGGCATTTTCGTTCAGCAGCGGTCAGATCCACAAGTATGCGGCCATGGCCCGGGGTAGGCCAGTCTGCTCGCTCTGCTTGCGCCCGGACTCACTGGCTCTCGAAGACGAGCACGCGGTTGTTGTCGGTATCCGTCACCACCACATGGGGTGCAGCCAGGGACACGCCGCGGGGCTGGTAGAGGCTGCGGCCGCTGGGGCGCGTTCCGGAGGAGGGATCTCCGCGGTTACGGGAGATGAAGTCCGGCTGCCCGAGCACGGTGTTGGCGGGCTGGCCGTTCGCCGTGGGCCACGCATTCCACAGCAGGACGCGGGAGTTCTCGGTGTCGGCCACGAAGAGCTGCTGGCCGGTGGCGCTGAGGCCGGTGGGAGAGTTCATGCGCGAGCTCGTCGTGGCTGCGGTACGGGAGGTGAAGTCCGGCTGCCCGATGACGAGGTCCGCGGGCTGGCCATTCGTGGTGGGGAATTGGTTCCAGATGAGGACGCGGTTGTTGGAGCTGTCGGAGACGGCGAGGCGGGTGCCATCGGTCCAGACGCCCTCCGGGAAGAAGAGGGTAGAGGCGGTGGCGGTGCCGTCCGGGGTGCCGTCGCCGTTGGGGTCATTGCCGGCGCACGACGTAAAAGAGGTCTGCCCGAGCACGAGGTTCGCGGGGGCTCCGTTGATGGTGGGCACGGTATTCCAGATGAGGACACGGTGCTGGAAGGTATCCGCCACCACCACCTTGCCCTGGGCGAGGGACACAGCCCCCGGCGCCTGGAGTCCGCTCGCGGTGCATGCGCCATTGGCGGTGTCGAAGCCCTCCTGTCCGAGGACGAGGTCCGGCAGCGGCGCGGTGCCGGTGGGCAGCGCTTGGTGGAGCAGGATGCGGTTGTTGGAGGCATCCGCGACGGCCAGGCGGGTTCCATCGCTGGAGAGGCCATAAGGACCGGAGAGCCCACCGCGCGCGGTCGAGGCAGTGGCGCTCGTCAGGTCCGGCTGGCCGAGGACGAAGCTGGCGCTGGCCCCGTTTTCCGAAGGCAGGCCGTCGAAGCCGAGGATGCGGTTGGAGCCGACATCCGAGACATAGAGCTTGCCGCCCTGGAACACGGCGTTGCCCGCGGGGCCGTCCATCGTGGTGGCGCTGGGGGTGAACTCTCCTTGGTTAGTAGCGCCGAGGGTGAAGTCGCTCTGCCCGAGGACGCGGATGGCGGACGCGAAGGTGTCGAATCTGAACTCCGGCGAGCACTGCACGGCGAGGGCGGTGACATCCCCGGACACCGTGCCGTTGCCGTTGGTGAGGGTGCAGCGGTGGCCCTTGGGCTGGGCCACGAGGCTCACCGCGTAGATGTGGCCCGAGGTGAACTGGGCCTTGAATGTGAAGGGACCGCTTCCGTTGACGGTGAGCGTCTCACCGCCTTCGAGGCGCAGCTGGAGCGAGCCATTGAGGCCCGTCACCGTTCCTCCGAGCGAGTGCGTGTTCTGTACGCAGGTGACCTGGACGTTGGTGACGTCCGCGCCGTTGACCTGGCCAGAGGCGTTCTGGAGGGTGCACTCCTGGTCGTCGGGCGGAGTGGTGAGCGCCACCGTGTAGGAGCTCTGGTTCTCGAACTCGGTCTGGAAGGTGAAGGCGCCATTGGCGCTTCGGGTGAGGCGCTCCGAGCCATTGAGCTGGAGCGTGAGCGATGCCGTCAGTCCGGTGATCGTTCCTCCCACATGGAACTTCGGGGCGGGCGAAGGCGGATCGTCATCGCCACATGCACCGAGGAGTACAGCCATCCCCACGAGGCCAAGCCATTTGCGGTCCATCGGGTGACGATGCCACGCGACGCGGGAGAGGGAAAGTCAACGGCTGGACTCCGTAGCCCCTCGTACTGTGCGTGTCAGCACAGAGGGGCCAGTTGGCGGGGTAGGCAGACTCCCTCCTGAGTGTCCTCGGATCCAGCTTGTCCCGGATGCGACTGGGCCGGTACGAACTGATCCGAAAGCTTGCCAGGGGCGGGATGGCGGAGCTGTTCCTCGCCCGGGCGGAAGGTCCTGGGGGATTCGCGAAGACGCTGGCGCTCAAACGCATTCTCCCAAACCTGGCGGAGGATCCCGCGTTCGTGGCCATGTTCCTGAGCGAGGCGCGGCTGGCCTCGCGGCTCCACCACACGAACCTGGTGCAGATCTTCGACTGTGGGAAAGCGGAGGGTGGCTACTACCTGGCGATGGAGTACATCGACGGGCCCAACCTGCGGGGGCTGGGGCGGTGTGCGAGCGGGCTGGGCGTTCCCTTTCCGCTGGAGCTCTGCGCGTGGATCATCGCCGAGGCGTGTGAGGGCTTGTCGCACGCGCACGAGTTCTGCGATCCGGGGACGCAGAAGCCGCTGGAGCTGGTGCACCGGGACGTGAGCCTGGACAACATCCTGGTGTCTCGGGAGGGCTCGGTGAAGGTGGTGGATTTTGGTATCGCGAAGGTGGCGGACCAGGTGCACCGGACACAGACGGGCATCATCAAGGGCAAGCTCACGTACATGCCGCCCGAGCAGCTGCGGGGCAAGAAGCTGGACCGGCGGGTGGACGTGTACGCGCTGGGAGTGGTGCTCTACGAGCTGCTCACGAGCCGCAAGCCGTTCGACGCGACGACGGAGGCGAGCATTGCGAAGGCGATCCTCTTCGAGCCGTTGGTTCCGGCGGTGAAGCGTCGGCCGGACCTACCCAAGGCGCTGCAGGTGATTCTGGATCGGGCGCTGGCGAAGGACCGGGAGCAGCGTTATCCGGACTGCCGTGCGTTCCAGGCGGACCTGGAGCGCTTCATTCGTGCGCAGCGCAAGCCCATGGGCTCGGCGCAACTGGCGCGGTTCGTGGAGCGGGTGATGGGCCCTCCGGCGGTGGAGCCGCCTTCGATGCCTCCGCATGCACCGCCTCGAGCAGCGCTGGTGGAGACGCGGGCATCGAGCCCGCGGCGCAACGTGGTGAGCACCTCGGAGAGCATGAGGGCGCCGAAGCTGTCCACGGAGGCATCGGCTCTAGAGAGCGAAGCGGAGACAACCGAGCAGCTGGCAACGACAGAGCTTCTGGCCGCGCCCTATCAGGGCTGACAGCCAGGAGCGGGAGGTCACCAGCCGCAGGAGCACGGCTCTTGCGAGCACGTGCCCCTGCGGCGACAGCCCACTCAACATGCTGTCGGCAGGCCTCGCCAGCGAACCAGCAACCCCCCCCATGCTGGCGCAGCTCTGCCTGGTGAATCACTTTCTCGTCGGGTTCCGTTGCTCCTACAGCTGCGTCGCCGCGAGGCTCGAGCGCGACCT
The DNA window shown above is from Hyalangium minutum and carries:
- a CDS encoding serine/threonine-protein kinase, producing the protein MNKSEAGARSGFPQAGAGAARSAPNVVEDRTQAADMDALFAPDTANPSQRFQENSRPSTGDGHSSHNPTNEDTQHSGPGSMPSVGTRVQHYELIRELGSGGMGTVFLARDTRLGRRVAIKFLHSTNPEVTKRFILEARTTARCSHENIVIIYEVGEFRGNPFMVLEYLQGQPLNKVIAGQRLPPARAVEIMVPVVRALAAAHAQGIVHRDLKPDNIIVTESGTIKVLDFGIAKVLQDPEHPLEHEQELSPQAAAAAAAMPPAVGALNLSEDISNLTRRGAIMGTLPYMSPEQWRGGDKVDHRTDIWAAGIMLFRMIAGKHPLDPLRGPQLSVTAHLGEPMPRLRDMASDVDPALADVIDRSLIKPKDQRIPDAATLLRALEPFLPGRYTRELRMDESPYAGLSSFQEADADRFFGRSREIAALVNRIGVQPLVAVVGPSGAGKSSFVRAGLVPVLKRSGEAWEALVIRPGRNPLSALANIVAPMVGSSTTINEDVAAQQQLVERLRNEPGYVGSVLRTRARRERRKILVFVDQFEELYTLVPDSSERMAFTACLSGIADDATSPIRVVLSIRSDFLDRVPEDERFMSELSQGLFFLNAPGREGLKDALVQPAEMAGYRFETPSMVENMLQHLESTQGALPLLQFAATQLWEHRDASRRLLTSESYESMGGIAGALASHADSILAELPFQARGLARSVFLRLVTPERTRAIVSMDELRELTKDASEIQVLTDHLVQARLLVVQTGGGAMGATVEIVHESLIHSWPTLKRWLDEGQEDSGFLEQLRNASRQWHAKGRDNDLLWRGEVVEEAQRFKRRYHGELPQVQQDFLDAVFAQAAKSTRRKRALVGGGVAFLVILVAISAVALVVIRKAQQEAEKQAVVAKVAEGQARQSEAAAKAAEAEAKQRLAEVQAKELERQKAQEEAEAANAQVAVANDELQTKNTELLDALKKAKIAQWRAKYAKKNAEQNASEALLAKQEAIRAAEQLQNLLRREQERVQRLQNQLGSPVIDDLK
- a CDS encoding NHL repeat-containing protein, whose translation is MAVLLGACGDDDPPSPAPKFHVGGTITGLTASLTLQLNGSERLTRSANGAFTFQTEFENQSSYTVALTTPPDDQECTLQNASGQVNGADVTNVQVTCVQNTHSLGGTVTGLNGSLQLRLEGGETLTVNGSGPFTFKAQFTSGHIYAVSLVAQPKGHRCTLTNGNGTVSGDVTALAVQCSPEFRFDTFASAIRVLGQSDFTLGATNQGEFTPSATTMDGPAGNAVFQGGKLYVSDVGSNRILGFDGLPSENGASASFVLGQPDLTSATASTARGGLSGPYGLSSDGTRLAVADASNNRILLHQALPTGTAPLPDLVLGQEGFDTANGACTASGLQAPGAVSLAQGKVVVADTFQHRVLIWNTVPTINGAPANLVLGQTSFTSCAGNDPNGDGTPDGTATASTLFFPEGVWTDGTRLAVSDSSNNRVLIWNQFPTTNGQPADLVIGQPDFTSRTAATTSSRMNSPTGLSATGQQLFVADTENSRVLLWNAWPTANGQPANTVLGQPDFISRNRGDPSSGTRPSGRSLYQPRGVSLAAPHVVVTDTDNNRVLVFESQ
- a CDS encoding serine/threonine-protein kinase, with translation MRLGRYELIRKLARGGMAELFLARAEGPGGFAKTLALKRILPNLAEDPAFVAMFLSEARLASRLHHTNLVQIFDCGKAEGGYYLAMEYIDGPNLRGLGRCASGLGVPFPLELCAWIIAEACEGLSHAHEFCDPGTQKPLELVHRDVSLDNILVSREGSVKVVDFGIAKVADQVHRTQTGIIKGKLTYMPPEQLRGKKLDRRVDVYALGVVLYELLTSRKPFDATTEASIAKAILFEPLVPAVKRRPDLPKALQVILDRALAKDREQRYPDCRAFQADLERFIRAQRKPMGSAQLARFVERVMGPPAVEPPSMPPHAPPRAALVETRASSPRRNVVSTSESMRAPKLSTEASALESEAETTEQLATTELLAAPYQG